A single region of the Rhizobium sp. NLR16a genome encodes:
- a CDS encoding HlyD family type I secretion periplasmic adaptor subunit yields the protein MNARVRKSSENLPIPSDKGASDHGPSDKGPPGRGGQLVARPPLPPAIAEFQSDAVELEERAPPRVARMTLYCVTALIAAIIIWASVSDIDEVVIAPGKLVTTQPTIVVQPLETSIIRTIDVKAGEVVHAGQTLATLDATFSQADVDQQQAKFSALDAQVKRIEAELAGDDYTMIAGTTPDEMLQVQLFGQRRAFYTAQLQNFEQQIAGQSAALAAAKNQEAVLIDRRDTLSQIEGARTRLYDKQSGSLITMLGSRDARLDVESDLTAVRGKADEAAHAFAKLKADRQAFIEDFRRAAMEQLVELRGQRDMADEELKKMELRRNMVSLTAPADAVVLDLAQRSIGSVVREAEPIVTLVPINVPLEAEVSINTRDIGRIAVGKEARIKLDAYPFQKYGTASGEVRTISQDTFMTGQQQEQTATSSQPAAPFFKARILLADTRLNASDVPVTLLPGMTVSTEIKVGNRTVISYFLYPLLRGLDDAIREPN from the coding sequence ATGAACGCGCGTGTCAGAAAATCCAGCGAGAACCTGCCAATTCCATCAGACAAGGGTGCCTCAGACCATGGCCCTTCAGACAAGGGGCCGCCAGGCAGGGGCGGGCAGCTCGTCGCTCGCCCGCCGCTGCCGCCAGCAATTGCCGAATTCCAGTCCGACGCCGTCGAGCTCGAGGAACGTGCTCCGCCGCGCGTTGCGCGCATGACGCTCTATTGTGTGACGGCGCTGATTGCTGCGATCATCATCTGGGCCTCCGTCTCTGATATCGATGAGGTGGTGATTGCGCCCGGCAAGCTCGTCACCACCCAGCCGACCATCGTCGTCCAGCCGCTCGAAACCTCGATCATCCGCACGATCGATGTGAAGGCCGGCGAGGTGGTGCATGCCGGCCAGACGCTCGCAACTCTCGACGCCACCTTCAGCCAGGCCGATGTCGACCAGCAGCAGGCGAAGTTCTCGGCACTCGACGCCCAGGTGAAGCGCATCGAGGCGGAACTTGCCGGAGACGACTACACGATGATCGCGGGAACGACGCCCGACGAGATGCTGCAGGTGCAGCTCTTCGGCCAGCGGCGGGCCTTCTATACGGCGCAGCTGCAGAATTTCGAGCAGCAGATCGCCGGCCAGTCGGCAGCGCTTGCCGCGGCCAAGAACCAGGAGGCCGTGCTCATCGACAGGCGCGACACGCTCTCGCAGATCGAAGGCGCCCGCACGCGGCTCTACGACAAGCAGAGCGGCTCGCTGATCACCATGCTCGGCTCGCGCGACGCCCGCCTCGACGTCGAGTCCGATCTGACCGCCGTGCGCGGCAAAGCCGACGAGGCGGCGCATGCCTTTGCCAAGCTGAAAGCCGACCGCCAGGCCTTCATCGAGGATTTCCGCCGCGCCGCGATGGAACAGCTGGTGGAGCTGCGCGGCCAGCGTGACATGGCCGACGAGGAACTGAAGAAGATGGAGCTGCGCCGCAACATGGTGTCGCTGACAGCACCTGCCGACGCCGTCGTGCTCGATCTCGCCCAGCGCTCTATCGGCTCGGTCGTGCGCGAAGCCGAACCGATCGTCACGCTGGTGCCGATCAACGTGCCGCTCGAAGCGGAAGTCTCGATCAACACCCGCGACATCGGCCGCATCGCCGTGGGTAAGGAGGCTCGCATCAAGCTGGACGCCTATCCCTTTCAGAAATACGGCACCGCGTCGGGCGAAGTTCGCACCATCAGCCAGGACACGTTTATGACCGGCCAGCAGCAGGAACAGACCGCCACCTCGAGCCAGCCGGCCGCGCCCTTCTTCAAGGCTCGCATCCTGCTTGCCGACACGAGACTGAACGCCTCGGACGTGCCGGTCACACTGCTGCCGGGCATGACCGTCTCCACAGAGATCAAGGTCGGCAACAGGACGGTGATCTCCTATTTCCTCTACCCGCTGCTGCGCGGCCTGGATGATGCCATCCGGGAACCGAACTGA
- a CDS encoding peptidase domain-containing ABC transporter, whose protein sequence is MSGFLHTNLHCLALVARHHGVDLSPERLQHDYAVGNDPVAVRQMLRMAKDAGLRARHLTLDWRGMFQLGEAFPVLAELSNGNWVVIAGALGEGEDERIRVLDPLATRPEVMLLSEEQFAKAWLGSVVLLKRNYRMSDEDRPFGFRWFVPEIIRQRSFFRDVALAAFVLYGLGLTTPMFFQLVIDKVLVHQSYATLTVLTVGIAVALVFDATFSFLRRYLLLYATNRIDIRVATRTFGHLLNLPIALFEQASAGVLVKHMQQTGRIREFLTGRLFLTLLDGVSLFVFVPILLLYSVKLTLVVLGFAALVGLVVMMLVGPFQRRLQALYQAEGDRQALLVETVHGMRTVKSLALEPRQRKVWDDYSAQSISVRFRVEKISTIAQSMTGLLEKLMSVAIIGLGALDVFSGAMTIGALVAFNMLAGRVSGPLVQIVTMVHEYQEVALSVRMLGEIMNQRPEQAGRGRGARPHLHGRIEFDRVTFRYAPDAAPALDNVSFAIPAGSVFGVVGKSGSGKTTITRLIQGLYQSQEGLVRMDGYDSREIDLVHLRTSIGVVLQDNFLFRGTVRDNIAAAKPDASIEEIMEVARIAGAEEFIERLPRGFDTMLEENAANLSGGQKQRLAIARALITDPKLLIFDEATSALDPDSEAIIRENLRRIAAGRTVVIVSHRLSTLVDADAILVIDRGKVADIGRHDQLVSRCMTYRHLWAQQMRQVA, encoded by the coding sequence ATGAGTGGTTTTCTGCATACCAATCTGCATTGTCTTGCGCTCGTCGCGCGTCATCACGGCGTCGATCTTTCGCCTGAGCGACTGCAACACGATTATGCCGTCGGCAACGATCCGGTGGCCGTGCGGCAAATGCTCCGGATGGCCAAGGATGCCGGCCTGAGGGCCAGGCATCTGACGCTCGACTGGCGAGGCATGTTCCAGCTCGGCGAGGCTTTCCCGGTGCTTGCCGAACTTTCGAACGGCAACTGGGTGGTCATCGCCGGCGCTCTCGGGGAGGGCGAGGATGAGCGGATCCGCGTTCTCGACCCGCTCGCCACCCGTCCCGAAGTCATGCTGCTGAGCGAGGAGCAATTCGCCAAGGCCTGGCTCGGATCGGTGGTGCTGCTGAAGCGCAACTATCGCATGTCGGATGAGGACCGGCCCTTCGGCTTCCGCTGGTTCGTCCCCGAAATCATCCGGCAGCGCAGCTTCTTCCGCGATGTGGCGCTTGCAGCCTTCGTGCTCTACGGGCTGGGGCTGACGACACCAATGTTCTTCCAGCTCGTTATCGACAAGGTGCTCGTGCATCAGAGCTATGCGACGCTGACGGTCCTGACCGTCGGTATCGCGGTCGCGCTCGTTTTCGATGCGACCTTCAGTTTCCTGCGCCGTTATCTGCTGCTCTATGCCACCAACAGGATCGACATCCGGGTGGCGACGCGCACCTTCGGCCATCTGCTCAACCTGCCGATCGCGCTCTTCGAGCAGGCCTCGGCGGGCGTTCTCGTCAAGCATATGCAGCAGACGGGACGCATCCGCGAATTCCTGACCGGCCGGTTGTTCCTGACGCTTCTCGACGGCGTATCGCTCTTCGTCTTCGTGCCGATCCTGCTTCTCTACAGCGTCAAGCTGACGCTCGTGGTGCTCGGCTTCGCAGCCCTCGTCGGGCTGGTGGTGATGATGCTCGTCGGGCCGTTCCAGCGCCGCCTGCAGGCGCTTTACCAGGCCGAAGGCGACCGGCAGGCCCTCTTGGTGGAAACCGTGCACGGCATGCGCACCGTCAAGTCGCTGGCACTGGAGCCGCGCCAGCGCAAGGTGTGGGACGATTATTCGGCGCAGTCGATCTCAGTGCGTTTCCGGGTCGAAAAAATCTCCACCATCGCCCAGTCGATGACCGGGCTTCTGGAAAAGCTGATGAGCGTGGCGATTATCGGCCTCGGCGCGCTCGATGTCTTCAGCGGCGCGATGACGATCGGCGCGCTTGTTGCCTTCAACATGCTCGCCGGCCGCGTCTCGGGGCCGCTGGTGCAGATCGTCACCATGGTCCACGAATATCAGGAAGTAGCGCTTTCGGTGCGCATGCTCGGCGAGATCATGAACCAGCGGCCGGAGCAGGCCGGCCGCGGCCGAGGCGCGCGACCGCATCTGCATGGCCGCATCGAATTCGACAGGGTCACCTTCCGCTATGCTCCCGATGCGGCGCCTGCGCTCGACAATGTGTCCTTCGCCATTCCGGCGGGCTCGGTCTTCGGCGTCGTCGGCAAGAGCGGGTCGGGCAAGACGACCATCACCCGGCTGATTCAGGGCCTCTACCAGAGCCAGGAAGGGCTGGTGCGCATGGATGGCTATGACAGCCGCGAAATCGACCTCGTGCATCTCAGAACCAGCATCGGCGTCGTGCTGCAGGATAATTTCCTGTTTCGCGGCACGGTGCGCGACAATATCGCCGCCGCCAAGCCGGATGCCAGTATCGAGGAAATCATGGAGGTCGCACGCATCGCCGGCGCGGAAGAGTTCATCGAGCGGCTGCCGCGCGGCTTCGACACAATGCTGGAGGAAAATGCCGCCAACCTCTCCGGCGGCCAGAAGCAGCGGCTCGCCATTGCGCGCGCGCTGATCACCGATCCGAAGCTCCTGATCTTCGATGAGGCGACGAGCGCGCTCGACCCCGACAGCGAGGCGATCATCCGCGAGAATCTGAGGCGTATCGCTGCCGGGCGCACCGTCGTCATCGTCTCGCACCGGCTTTCGACGCTTGTGGATGCCGATGCCATTCTCGTCATCGATCGCGGCAAGGTCGCCGATATCGGCCGGCACGATCAGCTGGTGTCGCGCTGCATGACCTATCGCCACCTGTGGGCACAGCAAATGAGGCAGGTCGCATGA
- a CDS encoding GTP-binding protein, whose product MTGADNRLPVMVLAGFLGAGKTTVLNHVLNNREGRRIAVIVNDMSEVNIDADLVRDGGANLSRTDETLVELTNGCICCTLRDDLLSEVRRLAAAGRFDYLLIEGTGIAEPLPIAATFSFRDESGAALCDVARLDTMVSVIDAVNLLADYASAEFLSDRGQSRDGDDERKLVELLVEQIEFADVVIINKAGDVPPAMLAEVRRVVAALNPDARVIEAVFGQVPLGAIMDTGLFSEVRAARHPLWHKELYGWGDHVPETEEYGITSFVYRSRRPFDPARLGRMLEQPLPGIIRAKGHFWLATRPDEIGLLSIAGTQCRIGTRGFWWASVPRAHWPRHPQFRQLLDRHWDDVWGDRRQELVFIGSGFDESAIRIALDECLTGEERGFDPQTAVGLRDPFPPWRHDTHASNRKM is encoded by the coding sequence ATGACGGGTGCAGACAATCGACTTCCGGTGATGGTCCTGGCGGGGTTTCTCGGCGCCGGCAAGACGACTGTCCTCAATCATGTCCTGAACAATCGCGAGGGACGCCGGATCGCCGTGATCGTCAACGACATGAGCGAGGTGAATATCGATGCCGATCTCGTCCGTGACGGCGGCGCCAACCTCTCTAGGACGGACGAAACCCTGGTCGAGCTCACCAACGGCTGCATCTGTTGCACATTGCGCGACGATCTCCTGAGCGAGGTCCGCCGCCTCGCCGCCGCCGGCCGTTTCGACTATCTGCTGATCGAGGGTACGGGTATCGCTGAGCCCCTGCCGATAGCAGCGACCTTCTCCTTCCGTGACGAGAGTGGAGCAGCACTCTGCGATGTCGCACGGCTCGACACGATGGTTTCCGTCATCGACGCGGTCAATCTTCTCGCCGATTATGCCAGTGCGGAGTTTCTGAGCGATCGCGGCCAGAGCCGTGATGGAGACGACGAGCGCAAGCTCGTCGAACTCCTCGTCGAACAGATCGAATTTGCCGACGTCGTCATCATCAACAAGGCAGGCGACGTGCCGCCCGCAATGCTCGCGGAAGTTCGCCGGGTCGTCGCGGCGCTCAATCCGGATGCCCGTGTCATCGAGGCGGTCTTTGGCCAGGTGCCGCTTGGCGCAATCATGGATACCGGGCTCTTCAGCGAGGTCAGGGCCGCGCGCCATCCGCTCTGGCACAAGGAGCTTTACGGCTGGGGCGATCATGTGCCGGAGACCGAGGAATACGGCATAACAAGCTTCGTCTATCGCAGCCGCCGGCCTTTCGATCCGGCACGGCTGGGCCGCATGCTGGAGCAGCCATTGCCCGGCATCATCAGGGCAAAAGGTCATTTCTGGCTGGCGACCCGACCGGACGAGATCGGCCTGCTGTCGATCGCCGGCACCCAATGCCGCATCGGTACCAGGGGTTTCTGGTGGGCCTCGGTGCCGCGCGCGCACTGGCCGCGCCATCCGCAATTCCGCCAGTTGCTCGACCGGCATTGGGACGATGTCTGGGGCGACCGCCGCCAGGAACTGGTCTTCATCGGCTCCGGCTTCGATGAGAGCGCCATCCGCATTGCTCTCGACGAATGCCTGACTGGGGAGGAGAGGGGTTTCGATCCCCAGACCGCCGTCGGTCTTCGCGATCCGTTTCCGCCATGGCGGCACGACACGCACGCATCGAACCGAAAAATGTGA
- a CDS encoding DUF4082 domain-containing protein produces MKSSNAGRRETGTPLLLRFHVRNRKYLTAAGGTPCVTHAITGRAALLGTPTVVSSSTQGSSGFANQGSATVQSSFTGTVTASLMSSGDMQSSPASSMAIPAPEADGGAQDSSTKTASAATVFQTPSSISQDTVLAPDPYEEAATLPAAPELTGITSDADTGSATTAVPVTYSSSLDTTSLRLQASIASLSVEPSQDAPADTSAVSALAAPAVAPAAVTLNRIALENLKQGNPISEWGLEGDGNGTIQGFATEISTNIGQTVDFKIATDSTHYRIDIYRMGYYGGAGARKVDSIEQQLTTAQIQPHPIVDMSLGLIDCGNWSVSASWQIPTDAVSGVYFAKLVREDGTEDANIIPFVVRDDSSHSNIVFQTSDTTWQAYNAWGGASLYYGEVPVDPADMIGYLPPNCSCGLTAIGRASAVSYNRPIITNTSPVGGSHDFVFGVEHSAIQWLEQNGYDVSYISGVDATRSGSLLLNHDAFLSVGHDEYWSAEQRTNVEAARDAGVNLAFWSGNEVYWKVRWESSIDGSGQAYRTMVCYKETYGTSTDPSNVGTGTWRDPRYADPGQEPENSLTGTMFQVDSYRQDTISIPYDYSNLRFWRNTDVAELQEGETYNLVQNLLGYEWDSDVENGFRPAGLIDLSLSSVAVNTYLRDYGSTIGDAVATHSLTMYRAASGALVFGAGTVFWSWGLNDQHQGPATPTDRNVQQAMVNMFADMGIQPTTLDASLILATQSTDTLKPTSSITSPIVGASFLEGQHVTITGTAQDFGGGIIAGVEVSTDGGQHWFKATGRESWTYNWVVQASGTYTILSRAVDDSVNLEAPSAGKQVTVTLPGTQGLWTLAEKPATETAVDRDSVELGLRFQATTAGSVEGIRFYKDFYNIGEHVVSLWSSTGTLLATGVSTGESLSGWQTVMFSSPIQIAAGTTYVASYHSNGYYSMTANYFSEPYASGALKAVDGGGVYAYGTTAGTFPGQNPGGTNYWVDVVFDAGPNSQPVATDDSGLIIGHNGTLVISIAALLANDTDPNGDAMTITAVGNAVNGTVALNKQTGAITFTAANDYSGPASFTYALSDGRGGTDQGNVSLTVQTGSAGETLFTASEGPSGGSFNDNTAMELGMKFVASSNGTISGIRYYKAAGDTSVHTGSIWRADGMLVATVTFTNESLSGWQTANFATPLQITAGATYVASYHTTGTYVATSNYFNAAHTNGSLTALAGSNGVYAVGSGSTFPTSSYQSTNYWVDVVFNQSAGNTVPVAANDNGYTTYTNTALSIAAANLLANDSDADGDPLVITGVSGAVNGSVSYDSQTQTVTFTPTAGYTGPASFSYSIADGQGGTASAQVSLAVNSQASEQNVFSANETPAVVSVNDNQPVNLGMKFQADTAGWVTGLRFYKGADNIGPHNGYLWTASGTLLASITFSNETASGWQTATLTQQIAVEADTTYVVSYSTNGNYSATGNYFSTEKTSGDLRALSGDNGLYAYGSSGLFPTSSYNSTNYYVDVAFKPQLAA; encoded by the coding sequence ATGAAGTCATCCAATGCTGGTCGACGGGAAACGGGGACGCCGCTCTTGCTGAGATTTCATGTGCGGAATCGCAAATATCTGACTGCTGCCGGCGGCACGCCATGCGTCACTCATGCTATCACCGGCCGGGCCGCGCTGCTTGGAACTCCAACCGTAGTGTCTTCGAGCACCCAGGGTTCTTCCGGCTTTGCCAATCAAGGCAGCGCAACCGTCCAATCCTCTTTCACCGGCACAGTCACAGCTTCGCTGATGTCATCCGGCGATATGCAATCGTCCCCTGCCTCGTCGATGGCCATACCGGCGCCTGAGGCAGATGGCGGGGCACAAGACAGCTCCACGAAGACGGCGTCGGCTGCGACGGTCTTCCAGACGCCTTCCTCGATATCGCAAGACACCGTGCTTGCCCCGGATCCGTACGAAGAGGCTGCGACGCTGCCTGCCGCGCCTGAGCTGACGGGCATTACCAGCGATGCCGACACCGGAAGCGCCACGACGGCTGTGCCGGTCACTTATTCCAGCAGTCTCGACACTACTTCGTTGCGCCTTCAGGCCTCGATAGCATCCCTCTCGGTGGAGCCGAGCCAGGACGCTCCGGCCGACACGAGCGCGGTTTCAGCGCTGGCCGCACCGGCGGTCGCTCCGGCTGCGGTCACGCTCAACAGGATCGCACTCGAAAACCTGAAGCAGGGCAACCCGATCAGCGAGTGGGGTCTGGAGGGCGACGGCAACGGCACCATCCAGGGCTTCGCCACTGAAATCAGCACGAATATCGGCCAGACCGTCGATTTCAAGATCGCCACCGATTCCACGCATTACCGCATCGATATCTACCGAATGGGTTATTACGGCGGGGCTGGTGCGCGCAAGGTCGACTCGATCGAGCAGCAGTTGACGACGGCGCAGATCCAGCCGCATCCGATCGTCGATATGTCGCTCGGTCTCATCGACTGCGGCAACTGGTCAGTGTCCGCCAGTTGGCAGATCCCCACCGACGCCGTCTCGGGCGTCTATTTTGCCAAGCTGGTGCGCGAGGATGGCACCGAGGATGCCAACATCATTCCCTTCGTCGTGCGCGACGACTCCTCGCACAGCAACATCGTCTTCCAGACCTCGGACACGACCTGGCAGGCCTATAATGCCTGGGGCGGCGCCAGCCTCTATTATGGCGAGGTCCCCGTCGATCCGGCCGATATGATCGGCTACCTGCCGCCGAACTGCAGCTGCGGTCTGACCGCCATCGGCCGCGCCTCTGCAGTCAGCTATAACAGGCCGATCATCACCAATACGAGCCCGGTCGGCGGCTCGCACGATTTCGTCTTCGGCGTCGAGCATTCCGCTATCCAGTGGCTGGAGCAGAACGGCTATGACGTTTCCTATATTTCCGGCGTCGATGCTACGCGCAGTGGCAGCCTCCTGCTGAACCATGATGCCTTTCTGTCCGTCGGCCACGACGAATACTGGTCGGCCGAGCAGCGCACCAATGTGGAGGCCGCGCGCGATGCCGGCGTGAACCTCGCCTTCTGGAGCGGCAACGAGGTTTATTGGAAAGTCCGGTGGGAAAGCAGCATCGACGGCAGCGGCCAGGCCTACCGCACCATGGTCTGCTACAAGGAGACCTACGGCACGAGCACGGACCCGAGCAATGTCGGCACCGGCACCTGGCGCGATCCGCGTTATGCCGATCCGGGGCAGGAGCCGGAGAATTCGCTGACGGGCACGATGTTCCAGGTGGACAGCTACCGCCAGGATACGATCTCCATCCCCTACGACTATTCGAACCTTCGCTTCTGGCGCAATACCGATGTGGCAGAGCTTCAGGAGGGTGAAACCTACAATCTGGTGCAGAACCTGCTCGGCTACGAATGGGATTCCGATGTCGAGAATGGATTCCGTCCGGCTGGACTGATCGACCTGTCGCTCTCCTCGGTCGCGGTGAACACCTACCTCCGCGATTACGGTTCCACGATCGGCGATGCGGTGGCGACCCACAGCCTGACCATGTATCGGGCGGCAAGTGGCGCGCTCGTCTTCGGCGCCGGCACCGTCTTCTGGTCCTGGGGGCTGAATGATCAGCATCAGGGGCCGGCAACGCCAACCGATCGCAACGTGCAGCAGGCGATGGTCAACATGTTCGCGGACATGGGCATCCAGCCGACGACGCTCGATGCGAGCCTGATCCTCGCGACCCAATCGACCGATACGCTGAAGCCCACCTCGTCGATTACCTCGCCCATCGTTGGCGCAAGCTTCCTCGAAGGGCAGCACGTGACGATCACTGGAACGGCGCAGGATTTCGGCGGCGGCATCATTGCCGGCGTCGAGGTTTCCACCGACGGCGGCCAGCACTGGTTCAAGGCCACGGGCCGCGAGAGCTGGACCTATAACTGGGTCGTCCAGGCGAGCGGCACCTATACGATCTTGTCACGCGCCGTCGACGACAGCGTCAATCTGGAGGCGCCATCGGCCGGCAAGCAGGTCACCGTTACGCTGCCGGGCACGCAGGGCCTCTGGACACTGGCCGAAAAGCCCGCGACCGAGACGGCGGTCGATCGCGATTCCGTCGAGCTCGGCCTGCGCTTCCAGGCGACGACGGCAGGCTCGGTGGAGGGGATCCGCTTCTACAAGGACTTCTACAATATCGGCGAACATGTCGTCAGCCTCTGGAGCAGCACCGGGACACTGCTGGCGACCGGCGTATCGACAGGTGAATCGCTCTCTGGCTGGCAGACGGTGATGTTCTCCAGCCCGATCCAGATTGCGGCCGGCACGACCTATGTGGCCTCCTATCACAGCAACGGCTACTACTCGATGACTGCCAATTATTTCAGCGAGCCCTATGCCAGCGGCGCGCTGAAGGCCGTCGATGGAGGCGGCGTCTACGCCTACGGGACCACTGCCGGCACATTCCCCGGCCAGAACCCCGGCGGTACCAATTACTGGGTGGACGTGGTCTTCGATGCCGGCCCCAACAGCCAGCCGGTCGCGACCGACGACAGCGGGCTGATCATCGGCCACAACGGAACGCTTGTCATCTCCATTGCCGCGCTCCTGGCAAACGATACCGATCCCAATGGCGATGCGATGACCATCACCGCCGTCGGCAATGCCGTCAACGGCACGGTCGCTCTCAACAAGCAGACCGGCGCCATCACTTTCACGGCGGCCAACGATTATTCAGGCCCGGCGAGCTTCACCTATGCGCTGTCGGACGGGCGCGGCGGCACGGATCAGGGCAATGTCAGCCTGACCGTTCAGACTGGTTCGGCCGGCGAGACACTGTTTACGGCGAGTGAGGGACCCAGCGGCGGCAGCTTCAACGACAATACGGCGATGGAACTCGGAATGAAGTTCGTCGCTTCCTCAAACGGCACGATCTCGGGCATCCGCTATTACAAGGCTGCCGGCGATACCAGTGTGCACACCGGCTCCATCTGGAGGGCCGATGGCATGCTCGTCGCCACGGTCACCTTCACCAACGAGTCGCTTTCCGGCTGGCAGACCGCGAACTTCGCCACTCCGCTGCAGATCACGGCGGGTGCGACCTATGTCGCCTCCTACCACACGACCGGCACCTATGTGGCGACCTCGAACTATTTCAACGCGGCGCATACCAACGGCTCGCTGACGGCGCTTGCAGGCAGCAATGGCGTCTACGCGGTCGGATCGGGCTCGACCTTCCCGACGTCAAGCTACCAGTCGACGAATTACTGGGTCGACGTCGTCTTCAACCAGTCGGCGGGCAATACGGTGCCGGTCGCCGCCAATGACAACGGCTATACGACCTATACCAATACGGCTCTGTCGATCGCCGCTGCCAACCTGCTCGCAAATGACAGCGACGCCGATGGCGACCCGCTTGTCATCACCGGCGTCAGCGGCGCTGTCAACGGTTCGGTGTCCTACGACAGCCAGACGCAGACCGTCACCTTCACGCCGACGGCAGGATATACCGGGCCGGCAAGCTTCAGCTATTCCATCGCCGACGGTCAGGGCGGCACGGCATCCGCCCAGGTTTCGCTTGCCGTCAACTCCCAGGCAAGCGAGCAGAACGTCTTCAGTGCCAATGAAACGCCCGCAGTCGTCTCCGTGAACGACAATCAGCCGGTCAATCTCGGCATGAAATTTCAGGCAGACACGGCAGGCTGGGTCACGGGCCTCCGCTTCTACAAGGGCGCCGACAATATAGGCCCGCATAACGGTTATCTCTGGACCGCCTCGGGCACGCTGCTTGCCAGCATCACCTTCAGCAACGAAACGGCAAGCGGCTGGCAGACTGCCACGCTCACCCAGCAGATCGCGGTCGAAGCGGATACGACCTATGTCGTTTCCTACAGCACGAACGGCAATTACTCGGCGACGGGCAATTACTTCAGCACCGAGAAGACGAGCGGCGACCTCAGGGCGCTCAGCGGTGACAACGGTCTCTACGCTTATGGATCGAGCGGGTTGTTCCCGACCAGCAGTTACAACAGCACAAACTACTATGTGGACGTGGCGTTCAAACCGCAGCTCGCGGCGTAA
- a CDS encoding GTP-binding protein, whose product MNKGERLPVTVLAGFLGAGKTTLLSHVLNNRQGLRVAVIVNDMSEVNIDANLIRDSGCNLSHTTETLIELSNGCICCTLRDDLLTEVRRLAEERRYDYLLIEGTGIAEPRPIAATFSFRDENGVSLSDFARLDTMVTVVDAASLLADYSSADLLRDRGMQRDGEDRRTLIDLLVDQIEFADVVVINKIADATEELRAEIRKTVAALNPDAHQVETDFGNVSLATILNTGLFDEAKAAAHPLWHKELYSPGDHVPETEEYGVSSFVYRTRRPFDPMRFRAFLDEPWPGVIRAKGHFWLATRPRHVGLMSAAGAQRRCEPMGLWWAAVPRQDWPSHHQFRQQIERRWDSAWGDRRQELVFIGVDMDETGVRSALDDCLASSDPRDWSVLEDPFPAW is encoded by the coding sequence ATGAACAAGGGCGAGCGGCTCCCGGTGACAGTGCTTGCCGGCTTTCTCGGCGCCGGCAAGACGACGCTCCTCAGTCACGTCCTGAACAACCGTCAGGGCCTGCGTGTTGCCGTCATCGTCAACGACATGAGCGAAGTGAATATAGACGCCAATCTCATTCGCGACAGCGGCTGCAACCTCTCGCACACGACGGAGACGTTGATCGAGCTCAGCAATGGCTGCATATGCTGTACCCTGCGCGATGACCTCCTGACGGAAGTGCGGCGACTGGCCGAAGAGAGGCGATACGACTATCTGCTGATTGAAGGGACGGGCATTGCCGAGCCGCGCCCCATCGCTGCCACTTTTTCCTTCCGCGACGAGAACGGTGTTTCGCTCTCCGATTTTGCCAGACTTGACACGATGGTGACCGTCGTGGATGCCGCCAGCCTCCTGGCTGATTACAGCAGTGCCGATCTGCTTCGCGACCGCGGCATGCAGCGGGACGGCGAGGACCGGCGGACACTCATCGACCTGTTGGTGGATCAGATCGAGTTTGCCGACGTTGTCGTGATCAACAAGATCGCGGACGCGACCGAGGAGCTAAGAGCGGAAATCCGCAAGACGGTGGCTGCGCTCAACCCGGATGCGCACCAGGTGGAGACGGACTTCGGCAATGTTTCTCTTGCAACCATTCTCAATACGGGCCTCTTCGACGAAGCAAAAGCCGCCGCTCACCCGTTATGGCACAAGGAGCTGTACAGCCCGGGTGATCATGTTCCGGAGACGGAGGAATATGGCGTGTCGAGCTTTGTCTATCGCACGAGGCGTCCCTTCGACCCCATGCGGTTTCGAGCATTCTTGGACGAGCCCTGGCCGGGGGTCATCCGCGCCAAAGGTCATTTCTGGCTGGCCACGCGACCGCGTCACGTGGGTCTGATGTCGGCGGCCGGCGCGCAGCGGCGCTGCGAACCCATGGGGCTTTGGTGGGCGGCTGTCCCCCGGCAGGACTGGCCGAGCCACCACCAGTTTCGTCAGCAGATCGAGCGCCGATGGGACAGTGCCTGGGGCGATCGTCGGCAGGAACTGGTGTTCATTGGTGTTGACATGGACGAGACAGGCGTCCGCAGCGCGTTGGACGACTGCTTGGCCAGCTCGGATCCGCGGGACTGGTCGGTCCTCGAAGATCCGTTTCCGGCCTGGTAG